In one Portunus trituberculatus isolate SZX2019 chromosome 31, ASM1759143v1, whole genome shotgun sequence genomic region, the following are encoded:
- the LOC123511392 gene encoding bromodomain adjacent to zinc finger domain protein 1A-like: protein MPLLHKRPFAKIAPPTNLQPSDKVFYCEMTGEVFTQYEEFWERLVLCNSMVWCCELTGRPNLTYLEALESESRARRCLANIPQLVRRPMLYLASLTRRGRFIDLNEDVFTFVRDRYFVGEDVEAIVHNHWYDCKVTKVILPTEEEIEKYLKYIEESDEEMEEEEDAKKVKGDDDVQVINEVTKTEKVEEDEVKVIKEVKTKEKKEEQEKKEEENYPPFATFKYEVIELEAWDYKEKKTHIVGWEQIRRNKGVVTREKCKLFLKQCVQLSPSGFWVIKEKTASYHNLADMKFADIFPGPPPKFRETRAKKMPLSLNPDRVAERRRERKEAREKSEGGGGGDGKRRGRPPLTDEQKEAKKKMLQEAKEAKEEVIAEQREKLRLKLEKEKEEKQKEREIKKEEKRLRLQYIKEWHRVREDLDCDDHKDLPQPTPVICGIPDQEFSNFMTVLEFVNIFWEVLELKDVYPQGVTFEMLETGLVEKEVAGVYSDLLQLLLQALFTLQEEEDDEVKEDTSGDLGLDGDSGDLSVEEAVRLANRITTWTQHHHGNSIQKLQLDALTLTEVLRLHMLASGATCGANARWRHFNRGGYKHHDDPGLHFKLEEPGILKKLANITVFDLAIGEKLKILNILMGQILTYATLRDTIDDNIEELKKDKNCLRLHQQTAGRYEKEIQAARVQEKRDRKQKEKEKLLKAAERKEEQKQGEETAQAPESEERKEEEEEEAEEEEEEEEEEEMEDEAEKTARLEKEAKNNEARRQDLRRREAELIQKVLNAGRGVSTAPLGQDRAYRRYWVFSSLMGLFVEDFEPFPGVCRTTPTPHHLNSLARMMEEHALAIREQACSNLASIHDAIPASNKENAGPAPPRHPVANHLPSRPLHLVNGEQAASLKPETKPEEKDTDIEEVPVFGLCSAEPDSCPVHAPSPSRHRWYFFHSSDQLPALISSLNPRGQRERRLRSNLTALLPSLQTSLKACPTNRLNPSLAALQEMEGEGGLRKSQRHTGAKKDTNLNFPLGTPMEEVLKVTLTDIILETEEKLHVGMLGTLQRPLQRDEWREALISSTLPTTHTMDYGGKKRLAHLRAELDQDTEEALKPEEEEAANTIEEVKQLRHAILHLARAVESKYLQPPLGETDKARRSREKAEEAYLKRQRKEEDEADSNGEAEEEEEIKSLSSFLTPLERWEESLMASTSLSQVCLHFATLDNSISWAHSAANTRCRVCRRKTDPESILLCDGCNKGTHLQCLKPKLKEVPAGDWFCDRCRPKERPKSPRKKRQIYCEEEESEEEEEEEECSDVCYTCCLAGTLICCDTCPLAFHPECVALRKVPRGSWSCPHCTGKDGADDKKKGSKEASKGNKDVGKNKSTPKATTPKATGGKKTPKATTPKVVTPKSTPKSSSSSRASPKSQKNNNSSPSENKKRRSEGETPQSAKRSKRGTSDSPPARRVSGRRSLVDEACTLNTAALTSLLEELQRHPESCHFNKPVSKKLAPDYYEVVRKPMDFGRVRDKLTSFKYTSDGEFLADVMLVFQNCQQYNLEDTPEYQAGSVLSDLFLSRVSKLGLSLPHNSPSSLVSPSGRRRRR from the exons aTGCCTCTGCTACACAAGCGGCCCTTCGCCAAAATTGCGCCGCCCACCAACCTGCAGCCCTCGGATAAGGTGTTCTACTGCGAGATGACTGGCGAGGTGTTCACCCAGTACGA GGAGTTCTGGGAGCGGCTGGTGCTGTGCAACTCAATGGTGTGGTGCTGCGAGCTGACAGGCCGGCCCAACCTGACCTACTTGGAGGCCCTGGAGAGTGAGTCCCGTGCCCGTCGCTGCCTGGCCAATATTCCCCAGCTGGTGCGGCGGCCCATGCTGTACCTGGCCAGCCTCACTCGCCGTGGCCGCTTCATTGACCTGAACGAGGACGTGTTCACCTTTGTAAGGGACCGATACTTTGTGGGGGAGGACGTAGAGGCCATCGTCCACAACCACTGGTACGACTGCAAG GTGACGAAGGTGATCCTGCCaacagaggaggagatagagaagtaCCTCAAGTACATCGAGGAGTCtgatgaggagatggaggaggaagaagacgccAAGAAAGTGAAGGGTGATGACGATGTGCAAGTCATTAACGAAGTCACCAAgacagagaaggtggaggaggacgaggtgaaggtgataaaagaagtgaagacaaaggagaagaaggaggaacaggagaagaaggaggaagaaaactatCCTCCATTTGCTACGTTCAAATATGAAGTGATTGAGCTAGAGGCGTGGGACtacaaggagaagaag ACACACATCGTTGGGTGGGAGCAGATCCGGCGCAACAAAGGTGTGGTCACCAGGGAGAAGTGCAAGCTTTTCCTCAAGCAGTGTGTCCAGCTGTCACCCTCAGGCTTCTGGGTCATCAAG GAGAAGACAGCGTCCTACCACAACCTTGCCGACATGAAGTTTGCTGACATCTTCCCCGGTCCGCCGCCCAAGTTCCGGGAGACAAGGGCCAAGAAGATGCCACTGAGCCTCAACCCTGACCGTgtggcagagaggaggagggagaggaaggaggccaGGGAGAAgagcgaaggaggaggtggaggtgatgggaaAAGGAGAGGCCGCCCTCCCCTCACGGATGAGCAGAAGGAAGCCAAGAAGAAAAT GCTGCAGGAGGCcaaggaggcaaaggaggaggtgatTGCCGAGCAGAGGGAAAAGTTGCGACTCaagttggagaaggaaaaggaagagaaacagaaggagagagagatcaagaaggaagagaagagactcCGCCTTCAGTACATCAAGGAGTGGCACCGAGTGAGGGAAGACCTGGACTGTGACGACCACAAG GACCTGCCGCAGCCAACGCCAGTAATCTGCGGCATCCCAGACCAGGAATTCAGCAACTTCATGACGGTGCTAGAGTTTGTCAATATTTTCTGGGAAGTGCTGGAGCTAAAGGACGTGTATCCCCAGGGCGTCACCTTCGAGATGCTGGAGACTGgtctggtggagaaggaggtggcAG GTGTGTACAGTGACCTGCTGCAGCTGCTCCTCCAGGCACTGTTCACcttgcaggaggaagaggacgatgaggtgaaggaagacacCTCTGGAGATTTGG GGCTGGACGGGGACTCTGGGGACCTCAGCGTGGAGGAGGCAGTGCGTCTGGCTAACCGCATCACCACCTGGACGCAGCACCACCACGGCAACTCAATACAGAAGCTGCAGCTGGATGCCCTCACTCTCACTGAAGTGCTGAGGCTTCACATGCTGGCTTCTGGTGCAACGTGTGGAGCCAACGCCCGCTGGAG GCATTTCAACCGTGGGGGCTACAAACACCACGACGATCCCGGCCTGCACTTCAAGCTGGAGGAGCCGGGGATCTTGAAAAAGCTGGCAAATATCACTGTCTTCGATCTTGccattg GGGAGAAGCTGAAGATCCTAAACATTCTGATGGGGCAGATCTTGACCTACGCCACTCTAAGGGACACCATCGACGACAACATTGAGGAGCTGAAGAAGGATAAGAACTGTCTGAGGCTCCACCAACAGACTGCCGGCCGCTATGAGAAGGAGATCCAGGCAGCAAG AGTGCAGGAGAAGCGTGACCgcaagcagaaggagaaggagaagctgcTGAAGGCCgctgagaggaaggaggagcagaagcagggagaggagaCTGCCCAGGCACCTGagtcagaggaaaggaaggaggaggaagaggaggaggctgaagaagaggaagaagaagaagaggaagaggagatggaggatgaaGCAGAGAAGACGGCACGGCTAGAGAAGGAAGCCAAGAACAATGAGGCGCGTCGGCAAGACTTGCGCCGACGCGAGGCTGAACTCATCCAGAAG GTGCTGAATGCTGGCCGTGGGGTGAGCACCGCCCCGCTGGGCCAGGACCGGGCCTACCGGCGCTACTGGGTGTTCAGCAGCCTGATGGGACTGTTTGTGGAGGACTTTGAGCCGTTCCCCGGGGTGTGCCgcaccacccccaccccccaccacctCAACTCCCTGGCCAGGATGATGGAGGAGCATGCCCTGGCCATCCGGGAGCAGGCGTGCAGCAACCTGGCCAGCATCCACGATGCTATCCCCGCCAGCAACAAGGAAAACGCcggccctgccccgccccgacACCCTGTGGCCAACCACCTGCCCAGCCGGCCGCTGCACCTGGTCAACGGGGAGCAGGCAGCGAGCCTCAAGCCAGAGACCAAGCCAGAGGAGAAGGACACGGACATCGAGGAGGTGCCGGTGTTTGGCCTGTGCAGCGCTGAGCCAGACTCCTGCCCTGTCCACGCCCCATCCCCGTCCCGCCACCGCTGGTACTTCTTCCACAGCTCGGACCAGCTGCCGGCCCTCATCAGCTCCCTCAACCCCCGGGGCCAGCGGGAGCGTCGGCTGCGCTCCAACCTCACCGCCCTGCTGCCCAGCCTGCAGACCTCCCTCAAGGCCTGCCCCACCAACCGCCTCAATCCCAGCCTGGCCGCCCTGCAG gagaTGGAGGGTGAAGGCGGCCTGCGCAAGTCCCAGCGACACACTGGTGCCAAGAAGGACACCAACCTGAACTTCCCTCTGGGCACCCCCATGGAGGAGGTGTTGAAGGTCACCCTGACAGACATCATCCTGGAGACGGAGGAGAAGCTGCACGTGGGCATGCTGGGCACCCTGCAGCGGCCCCTGCAGCGGGACGAGTGGAGGGAGGCACTCATCAGCAGCACCctgcccaccacccacaccatgGATTACGGCGGCAAGAAGCGCCTTGCTCACCTCAGG GCCGAGTTGGACCAGGACACAGAGGAAGCCTTGAagccagaggaagaggaggcagccaACACCATAGAGGAGGTGAAGCAGCTGCGCCACGCCATCCTTCACCTGGCCCGGGCCGTGGAATCCAAGTATCTGCAGCCTCCCCTGG GGGAGACAGACAAGGCTAGGAGGAGTCGAGAGAAGGCAGAGGAAGCGTACCTGAAGAGGCAGcgtaaggaggaagatgaggcagACTCCAATGGAGAagcggaagaagaagaggagatcaAGAGCCTGTCCAGCTTCCTGACACCTCTGGAGCGGTGGGAGGAGTCCCTCATGGCCTCCACCAGCCTGTcacag GTGTGCCTTCACTTTGCCACCCTGGACAACTCCATCAGCTGGGCCCACTCAGCGGCCAACACGCGGTGCCGAGTGTGCCGCCGCAAGACTGACCCTGAGAGCATCCTGCTGTGTGATGGCTGCAACAAGGGTACCCACCTGCAGTGCCTCaagccaaaactcaag GAGGTTCCTGCTGGGGACTGGTTCTGTGACCGCTGCCGCCCTAAGGAACGTCCCAAGAGTCCTCGCAAGAAAAGGCAAATatattgtgaggaggaggagtctgaggaagaggaggaggaggaagagtgcag TGACGTGTGCTACACTTGCTGCTTGGCTGGCACTCTAATCTGCTGTGACACGTGTCCGCTGGCCTTCCATCCCGAGTGTGTGGCACTGCGCAAGGTTCCCCGAGGCTCCTGGTCCTGCCCACACTGCACAG GGAAGGATGGTGCggatgataagaagaaaggcAGTAAGGAAGCCAGTAAAGGCAATAAGGATGTAGGCAAGAACAAGAGCACTCCCAAGGCCACCACACCAAAGGCCACTGGAGGGAAGAAAACTCCAAAGGCGACGACTCCTAAGGTTGTAACACCTAAGAGCACACCCaagagctcctcctcctccagggcatCTCCCAAGAGTCAGAAGAACAACAACTCCTCGCCGTCTGAGAACAAGAAGcggagaagtgagggagaaacGCCTCAGTCAGCcaagaggagcaagagaggCACGTCTG ACTCCCCTCCGGCCAGGAGGGTGAGTGGGCGGCGGTCTCTGGTGGACGAGGCCTGCACCCTCAATACTGCCGCCCTCACCTCGCTGCTGGAGGAGCTGCAGCGACACCCCGAGTCCTGCCACTTCAACAAGCCAGTCTCCAAAAAACTg GCCCCGGACTACTACGAGGTGGTGAGGAAGCCCATGGACTTTGGACGGGTGCGGGACAAGCTCACCTCCTTCAAGTACACTTCTGATGGGGAGTTCTTGGCAGATGTGATGCTGGTGTTCCAGAACTGCCAACAGTACAACCTTGAGGACACACCGGAGTACCAGGCCGGCTCCGTCCTGTCTGACCTCTTCCTGAGCCGGGTGTCCAAGCTGGGCCTGTCTCTGCCCCACAACTCGccctcttctcttgtctctccaTCGGGCCGACGGCGGCGACGCTAA